Part of the Pseudoliparis swirei isolate HS2019 ecotype Mariana Trench chromosome 18, NWPU_hadal_v1, whole genome shotgun sequence genome is shown below.
ttctaggtggaaatgtctggtttctaatgaaatatctccataggtgtatagaggcccatttccatcaactatcactccagtgttctaatggtacattgtgtttgctaatcgccttagaagactaatatctgattagaaaacccttgtgcaattatgttagcacagctgaaaagttatgctggtgatataagctctacaactggccttcctttgagcttgaagtttgaagaacaaaattaatacttcaaatattaatcattatttctaaccttgtcattgtcttgactatattttctattcaattttcaattcatttgataaataaaagtgagttttcatggaagacacgaaattgtctggatgaccccaaacttttgaacggtagtgtatattttgtgtaagcacactgagtcactttaccaagtcaaattccttgtttgtgcaaacttacttggccaataaaacctgattctgatttaaCTATCACTCCTATGCCCTGGGTGTCGAGATGTGTGCAGTTCTAGCTACCCCCTTCAGATCAGTGGCACTTAATCTGTATACAGGTATTTGAAATGTGCATCTCAATCAATGGCCTGCATAGTGGTTTCAGCATCATAAGTAGACAGGCTATGAATAATGGAtagttataaaaaacaaaaaggttgcAATTTTCAGTCAATGTATGTGTCAGCTCTTGCGGCATCCACCTCCTTATGTTGTTGAGCTTTGCAACTTTGCCATCCTTATTTTAATTTTACAGTCAAAAAGTTGTTGCACTGGCAACTTTGCAGTCCTTTCTTTCAAGCCCTGTCACGTCAACTACTAAGAGCATGACATGCATCTAATAAACCACATCTGTGTCTTCGGGCCAGATGTATGCTCTGAGTTGAACATAATGAGTCATCATTATTTTTTCTTAGTACATGTAGCTATTTGGAGTTGTGTGTATCCTTGCATCACTGTTTGTGACTAATGTGCTTCCCTTGCAGGTGAGCGACTGCTTGGTCCCCCAGAGGAGCCCTGTTACCTTTGGTTCATCATGGAGTTCTGCGAGGGCGGCGACCTCAACCAGTTTATCCTGTCTCGGCGACCCGACCAGCAGACCAACAACAGCTTTATGCTCCAAATGACCAGCGCCGTCGCGTTCCTGCACCAAAACAACATTGTCCACAGAGACCTGAAACCAGACAACATCCTCATCTCGGAGAAGTCGGGCACGCCGGTCCTCAAGGTGGCCGACTTCGGCCTGAGTAAAGTCTGTACTGGGTTAGGAAACTCCACCGAGGGCGAAGACAATCGCAAGAACGTTAACGTGAACAAGTTTTGGTTGTCATCGGCGTGCGGCTCAGACTTCTACATGGCTCCCGAGGTGTGGGAGGGCCACTACACGGCAAAGGCCGACATATTTGCCCTGGGTATCATCATCTGGGCCATGTTGGAGAGAATCACTTTCATTGACGGCGAGTCAAAGCGGGAGCTGCTGGGTTCTTACGTAAGACAAGGACGAGACATTGTGCCGGTGGGCGAGGCGCTGCTAGAGAATCCAAAGATGGTGCTGAACATCCCACAGAAGCGCAGGTCCTGCATGTCAGACGGAGTGAGCAAACTGCTGCAGGACATGCTCGCCGTCAACCCTCAGGACAGGCCCGACGCCTTCGAGCTGCAGGTCAGAATGGACCAGCTCATGTGTGCTGCATGACCCTCAGCCAGAGTGTTCCACAGGTATGTGTGCATTCATCTTCATATAATTACCCCATCACTTTGAATATTCCGGTATTCGTCTTGTTTAAAAATTACTGGAGATCTTGTTTAATGTGGAAATACTGTTTGTATGTGGTTCCCAGTACAGGATCGACCGAGAGCGGATTTTAAAAAGCTgatataataattattgttcggcgaagaagaaaaaaagctacttatgcatttacatttcttttttctgttaCTCTgactttaattattttattattaagagAATCTTCAATTTATTATTGCTGCCACTAACTATCATGAACATGTGCACAGAGGATTTCAGCCAAAGTCGACCTCATCATGTGTATGGATTCGCTACGTAAAACAGTGTTGGACTGTCTGACAGCCATTCACCACCATCGGAGCCAAGCTTCCTCCAATAACAGTATTTTGTAAAACGTCCCGTCGTcgcagagaaaaagaaaaaaacctttgtcTATATTAGTGGTCATGTTTGACAGAAATTATTTCTTCTGAGATAATGGCCACCACAGCTTGATTTTAGCTGCCATTGTGCAAAGACCAAAACTCAAATCAGTGTTTCCACAAAGATGGTGGACTTTCCCTCCTGATGGCATTAATCTCAGCAGAAGAGGATTCCCTTGCATGTTTTGGTCTGGCCCTCTGTTGATGACTTGGACTAATTGCGGTCTGATCCGCTGACTTGACGCTGGTCATTTTCTGCTCTGAGCAGGTGTCTCTGTTCCATTTCATTTCACTGATATTTGAGCCAATTCATGGTTTCAGGGTTTGTGTGATGCAAAATGTCATCAGCTCGTCATCACCATGCGATGCAGTCCGTATCTGGCCGAATGGACTGGAGTTGATCCGTTCCTGTTACAGCGCCTTCCAATCAGTTGCAGATATTTGTTGAGGTGTGTTCCATGGTGTGTTCCACTAAGGATGAAGGACAAAGATGCCAGCAGTCTGCTGACTGCCACTCTTGCCAGTTGAAATGACTGGCAAATAATCAGATGAATTCATTCTGAGTTTTCCTTTTACTCCATTAGTGTCTCATTGGGTGGTTATTTGCATCAAAACACATTCAAATTATTCGGAATTATaagagtgtttttt
Proteins encoded:
- the LOC130208599 gene encoding serine/threonine-protein kinase 35-like; its protein translation is METAGGDNWRRRTRSARADRNQQAGADESNVLRSLSVGNTEDGHDMEEDTGLFKQDHLDRRVMAPRYSLLREVGRGTYGVVYEAVARKSGAKVAVKKLRCDAPENVELALQEFWALTSLEKRHENVVQLEECVLQRNGMAQKMSHGNKRSKQYLRLVETSLKGERLLGPPEEPCYLWFIMEFCEGGDLNQFILSRRPDQQTNNSFMLQMTSAVAFLHQNNIVHRDLKPDNILISEKSGTPVLKVADFGLSKVCTGLGNSTEGEDNRKNVNVNKFWLSSACGSDFYMAPEVWEGHYTAKADIFALGIIIWAMLERITFIDGESKRELLGSYVRQGRDIVPVGEALLENPKMVLNIPQKRRSCMSDGVSKLLQDMLAVNPQDRPDAFELQVRMDQLMCAA